In the genome of Rhodamnia argentea isolate NSW1041297 chromosome 3, ASM2092103v1, whole genome shotgun sequence, one region contains:
- the LOC115750418 gene encoding uncharacterized protein LOC115750418 — MEASRWSDGWSPTGAPATALQREDHWRHFDNSVNAVSFGFVATAILISMFLVMAIFERFLRTTSPEFSAAAAGDRGRRGRGGGGGGDLESQMGFNPKLNYPSPKMTVCTSGVSVVMPGDSVPTFIARPAPVPCPPERVSWPLHQHLPFPHHPAEGTSSNRSSSPTQ, encoded by the exons ATGGAAGCTTCGAGATGGTCCGACGGGTGGTCGCCGACGGGAGCGCCGGCGACGGCCTTGCAGAGAGAGGACCACTGGCGGCACTTCGACAATTCGGTCAACGCCGTGTCGTTCGGGTTCGTCGCCACCGCCATCCTCATCTCCATGTTCTTGGTCATGGCCATCTTCGAGCGTTTCCTCCGGACCACCTCGCCGGAgttctccgccgccgccgccggcgacCGGGGACGCCGaggccgcggcggcggcggcggcggggacCTCGAGTCCCAGATGGGGTTCAACCCAAAGCTTAATTACCCTTCCCCAAAG ATGACTGTCTGCACGAGTGGTGTCTCTGTTGTTATGCCGGGAGACAGTGTCCCGACCTTCATCGCGCGCCCAGCTCCCGTGCCTTGCCCACCAGAACGCGTCTCGTGGCCTCTCCATCAACATCTTCCCTTTCCCCATCATCCTGCAGAGGGCACTAGCTCGAACAGAAGCTCATCCCCCACTCAATGA